From Eptesicus fuscus isolate TK198812 chromosome 22, DD_ASM_mEF_20220401, whole genome shotgun sequence, a single genomic window includes:
- the LOC103304231 gene encoding membrane cofactor protein-like, producing MTRSCEPRRAPPRAPASPLSSSWCFVGITLVTLVLQFPTSFGDCGKPPEFQSMKLKGTPKPSYSPGERIHYECNPGHYYSYFYSLTTVCEQNSTWRPTDEACYRKECPAPKVPNGEVYEQYEPQTGFQFDKNAYFYCNYGYYLKGEPVITCKLSGDTVYWGSAIPTCEKILCEAPGEIANGKHTNDWRVEFEFNEVVSYTCDPSNGPQEYSLVGERKLTCSGPGKWSSDPPQCKVVLCEPPVLKYGKPLSEMKEKFFYKDEVAFECLKGFYLNGSNPVFCGGNSTWEPEMPTCIKGFKPTHPTKPPVSRYPGYPKPLESPPIEEIFELDPGIIALIILTILVGIAVICTCVYKCLRRGTKGVN from the exons ATGACCCGGTCTTGCGAGCCGCGCAGGGCacctccccgcgcccccgcgaGCCCCCTCTCTTCTTCTTGGTGCTTCGTGGGGATCACTTTGGTGACCCTCGTGCTCCAGTTCCCCACGTCCTTTG GTGACTGTGGTAAGCCACCAGAGTTTCAATCTATGAAGTTAAAGGGTACCCCTAAACCTTCGTATTCACCTGGGGAGAGAATACATTATGAATGTAATCCAGgacattattattcctatttttatagCCTCACCACCGTGTGTGAGCAAAATAGCACGTGGCGCCCTACTGATGAAGCTTGTTACA gaaaagaATGCCCAGCTCCTAAGGTTCCTAATGGCGAAGTTTATGAACAATATGAACCACAAACGGGCTTTCAATTTGATAAAAACGCTTACTTTTATTGCAACTATGG TTATTACTTAAAAGGTGAACCAGTTATAACTTGTAAACTTTCTGGAGACACAGTGTATTGGGGCAGTGCTATCCCAACATGTGAAA AGATTTTGTGTGAAGCACCTGGAGAAATAGCTAATGGAAAGCACACAAATGACTGGAGGGTTGAATTTGAATTTAATGAAGTAGTGAGTTATACTTGTGACCCTTCAAATGGACCTCAGGAGTATTCACTTGTTGGAGAGCGCAAGCTTACTTGTTCTGGGCCTGGCAAATGGAGTAGTGACCCTCCTCAATGTAAAG TGGTACTGTGTGAACCGCCAGTACTCAAATATGGAAAACCattgtcagaaatgaaagaaaaatttttctACAAAGATGAGGTTGCATTTGAATGCCTGAAGGGTTTCTACCTTAATGGCAGCAACCCAGTATTCTGTGGTGGAAACAGTACTTGGGAGCCTGAGATGCCCACATGTATTAAAG gtTTCAAGCCTACTCATCCAACCAAACCTCCAGTTTCAAGATATCCAG gaTATCCCAAACCTCTTGAATCACCACCAATTGAAGAGATTTTCGAATTAG